DNA sequence from the Chitinivorax sp. PXF-14 genome:
ATGCGCTTGCCATAGGCCATCAGCGACTCGGACTCGATCGGTACCTTGAAGGCCTTGGCCCAGCTCAGGCAGTGCGCGAGCAGGATGTCGGCAACGCTGAAGCGCTCACCCACGATGAACTCGCGCTCGCCGAGCCCCTGCTCGAGCAGCTTGGCGGTCTTGGCGAACTCCCACAGCGCGGTGTCGATAATCGCCGGCACACGCTTGGACTCGGGGTAGACAATCTTGTGCTTGGTGATGGTCCACAGCGGCTGTTCCAGCTCGGTCATCGCGAAATAGCTCCAGCGCTCGACCAGTGCCCGCTCATGCGTGCCCTCGGCCGGCAGCAGCCCGGCCGCCGGGTGGCGCATGGCGAGATAGTTGCAGATCGCCGCCGACTCGGTCAGCACGAGGTCACCATCGACCAGTACCGGCACCTTGCCCGCCGGGTTGAGGCTGACGAAGGGCTCGCGGCGCGCCGCCCCGCCGAACAGGTCGATGCTTTCGAAGTCATAGCTGGCACCGACTTCTTCAGCAGCCCACACGGCGCGGACGGAGCGGGAATTGGCATGGCCATAGATTTTCATGATCGTGTTCTCCTTGTGGTTTTGTGCGTTGACGCGTGTGTTGATTTGAGTATGCCGGGGGCGCCCGTGATGTGCGTTATCTTGCCTGTCTTCTGCGAATTGCCGATGGCATGGCCTTTGCGTCCTGTACATTCCGGGGAGCGCCGGCATCCGTGGGCAAGACTTGCACTCAGGCACTGACAGCTGCCCGGCGCTCAGCCAACGCCTCCAGCCATTCAGCCCGCCCTAGAACCACGCCCCCTGCATCTCCCACGCCGCCGTATCGAGCCCGCGCAGCAGGTCGGCCTGATGCCGGATCTCCGGTAGCTCCCAGCCCAGATAGTAGCGCGCCGCCTGCAGTTTGCCGCGATAAAACGCTTCGTCATCATGAGCCGCACCGGCCAGGCCGCGCTCGGCCGCCATCGCCTGGCGCAGCCACATCCACGACAGCACGACGCGCCCGGCCAGATCGAGGTAGAGCGAGGCGTTGGCGAGCGTGCGATCGACGCCGGCGCTGATGAAGCTCATCGCCAGCTGCAGCGTCAGTTCCCCGATGAGCTTGGCGGCGTCAGCCAGCGCAGCGGCCAGTGGCGCGCACTCGGCCAGGGTGGCGGCCTCGCGGCAGGTGTCGCCGATACGTTGCAGCAGCAGCTTGAATGCGGCGCCATCCTGCATCGTCACCTTGCGGCCGAGCAGGTCGAGCGCCTGGATGCCGTTGGTGCCTTCGTGGATCGGGTTGAGGCGGTTGTCGCGGTAATACTGTTCGACCGGGTAATCGCGCGTGAAGCCGTAGCCGCCGAGGACCTGCACCGCCAGCTCGTTGGCCTTGAGGCAGTATTTCGCCGGCCAGGCCTTGGCGATCGGCGTCAGCAGCTCAAGCAACAGGCGTGCCTCGTCGCGCTGGGCTTGGTCCGGCGCGGTGGCGATGTCATCGACCAGCGCCGCGCAGTAGAACTCGAGTGCCAGCGCGCCTTCGACATAGGCCTTCTGCTGCAGCAGCATGTGGCGCACGTCGGCGTGCTCGATGATGGGCACCTGCGGCGCGCCGAAGTCCCGGCTCGATGCCGGGCGGCCCTGCGGGCGGCTCCTGGCGTAGTCGAGCGAATACAGGTAGCCCGCGTAGCCGAGCATGGTGGCGCCCATGCCGACGCCGATGCGCGCCTCGTTCATCATGTGGAACATGTAGCGCAGCCCGTGGTTGGGCTCGCCCACCAGGTAGCCGATGGCGCCGCCCTGCTCGCCGAAGTTCAGCATGGTCGAGGTGGTGCCGCGCCAGCCCATCTTGTGCAGCAGGCCGGCCAGTGCGACATCGTTGCGCGCGCCGAGCGCGCCGTCGTCGCCGACGAGGAACTTGGGCACGATGAACAGCGAGATGCCCTTGACCGCGGCCGGCGCGCCCTTGATGCGGGCCAGCACGAGGTGGACGATGTTCTCGCTGAGCTCGTGGTCGCCGCCCGAGATGAATATCTTGTTGCCGCTGAGCCGGTAGCTGCCATCCGGCTGCGGCTCGGCAGCCGTGCGCAGGTCACCCAGCGAGGAGCCGGCGTGCGGCTCGGTCAGCGCCATGGTGCCGGTAAAGCGGCCCGTCAGCATCGGCTCGAGAAAGCGCCGTTTCTGCTCGTCGCTACCGAAATGGTGGATCACATTGGCCGCCGCCGTGGTCAGGAAGGCATAGGACGAGGTAGCGATATTGGCTGCCTGGAAATAGGCCTGGCAGGCCTGGACAACCGTGTGCGGCAGCTGCATGCCACCCAGCGCGTAGTCATGGTGGGCGGCGAGGAAACCGGCGTCGGCAAACGCATCGAGCGCCGCCTTGACCTGCGGGATGATGTGCACGCGCTGCCCGTCGAACTCGGGCTCGTGCTCGTCGAGCTCGCGGTTGTGCGGCGCGAAGTATTGCTCGGCCACGTGGCGCGCGGTGTCGATGGCGGCATCGAAGGTCTCGCGGCTGTGGTCGGCGAAGCGGGGGCGCGCAGTCAGCGCCTCGGTCGGCAGCAGCTCGTAGAGCTGGAAAGCAAGGTCGCGCGGGTTGATCAGGGGGTGGGACATGTCGATGGATCGCCTGTGAGGTGGATAGCCGGATGGCAGCGCCAGCACGGCTGGCCGGCGTGCAGTCCGGGGGCGGCGGTGCGCAGCCGCCGGGGTTCAACGCCCGACGAACTGCGCCGGGCGCCGCGCCATGAAGGCCGCGACGCCTTCCTTGGCGTCGTCGCTGGCCATCAGCGGCAGCAGGTCCGGGAATAGCCGCGCAATCGCCGCCGCCTCGCCCTGCTCCTTCGCCAGCCGTGCTGACGCCAGCGTGGCCTGCACGCCGAGCGGCGCCTGCTGCGCGATGGTGTTGGCGAGCGTGAGCGCGCGGTCGAACTGGCGGCCGGGCTCGACCAGCTCCTGCACCAGGCCCATGCGGTAGGCCTCGTGCGCGCTGATCTCGTCGCCGGTCAGCAGGTAGCGCATCGCATTGCCCCAGCCGATCTCCTGGAAGAAGCGCAGTGTCGCGCCGCCCACCGCGTAGATGCCGCGCTTCACCTCGATCTGGCCGAAGCGCGTGTCGGTGGCGGCGATGCGGATGTCGCCGGCCAGCATCAGCTCGATGCCGCAGGTGTAGCAGACGCCCTGCAGCGCGAAGATGACGGGCTTACGCACGCGCCGCGCCGGGTCGAGGCCGAAGGGTTCGAGCGCGCCGTCGGGCAGTGCCGGCAGCTGGCCGCCGGCAAAGGCGGGCACCCACTTGGGCAGGTCGAGCCCGGCGGTGAAATGCTCGCCAACCGCATACACCACACCGACACGCAGCTCGGGATCGCGGTCGAGTTCGCCGTAGGCTTGCGCCAGTGCGACATAGCCGTCGAGATCGAGTGCGTTGCGCTTCTCCGGGCGGTTGAGGCCCATGCACAGCACGGGGCCACGGCGTTCAACCAGTAAAGGGGATTCACTCATTGCTTGGTCTCCATCAGGGATACGACACCGACGGCAGGCTGGTCGAGGCTACCGAACCACAGCTTGCCGTCGTGCTCGACAACGTTGGTGATCGTGGAATAAGCGCGGCCGTCCGGGTCCTGCAGGTTGTGCGTGACCTTGCCGGCCAGATCGAGCCCGAGCACGAAGCCCATCGGTTTCGGCTTGGGCTGCACGGCCTTGGGCAGGCGCGCGACGATCTTGCGGATCGCCGGGTACGGCAGCAGGCGGTCGAGATCGGCCAGCCGCGGCGTCGGCAGCGAGACCCAGAAGGTGTCGCGGCCATTGGACAGCACACCGTCCGGCACGCCCGGCAGGTTGTCGGCGAACACATCGCTGGTGCCGGCCTTGGGGCCCGTGAGCCAGTAGCGCGTGAGCCGGTACTCACCGGTTTCGACCACCAGCACGAAACGTTGATCCGGGCTCACCGCGACACCGTTGGCGAAGTAGAGCCCCTTGAGCAACACGCGCGTTTGCCCCGTCTTCGGGTCGTAGGCCAGCAGGCGGCCGTTGCCGCCGTGCTCGATCAGGTCGCTCTCGTAGTCGCTGAGCGGGAAGCGGTCGCTCGCGTCCGAGAAGTAGATTGTGCCGTCGGCGCCGATGTCGAGGTCGTCGGGCAGGCCGAAGCGGCGGCCCTCGGCCTCGGTCGACAGGGTCGCCACCTTGCCGTCCGGCGTGACCGCCAGCAGGCCCTTGTCGGCATCGGCGACGATCAGCCGCCCCGCCGCGTCGAAACGCAGGCCCAGCGGCCGGCCGCCGGTATTGGCAAGCACCTGCAGCGCGCTGCCGTCGGGCTTCATGCGCACGATGCTGCCGTCGGCGGCGCCGGCGTAGAGCAGGCCGTCCGGGCCGAAGGCGATGTCCTCGGGTACGCCGTGGCCGCCCACGGCGATGCGGTGTGCGCCGGACAGCGCGTGGTTGGGTGCATACGGCCCAGCCAGGGCCGGTGCTGGTGGCGGGGTCCAGGCCTGCGGCACGACGTTCACCGGCCAGGCGAGCAGGTAGGCGGCGCCGGCAAGCAGCGCGGCGATCACGATATGGCGAGCGCGCATGGCCACCTCACCCAGGGTAGGCGTCGGTGGTCACCACCACCTTGCCGGTGGCCTGGCGCGAGGCCAGCAGCTGGATCGCCTCGGCCGCGCGCGCGAGCGGCAGCCGGGCCGAGATGTGCGGCTTGAGCTTGCCCTCGCGCAGCCAGCCAAACAGTTCGAGGATATTGGTCTGGTTGATCGCCTTCTGGCGCATCGCGAACTCGCCCCAGAACACGCCGAGAATCGCGCAGCCCTTGAGCAGCGGCAGGTTCAGCGGAATCTTCGGGATCTCGCCGTTGGCGAAGCCGATCACCAGGTAGCGCCCTTCCCACGCGATCGAGCGCAGCGTCTGCTCGGCATAGTCGCCGCCGACCGGGTCGACGATCACGTCGACGCCCTTGCCGTCGGTGAGCTGCTTGATGCGCTCCTTCAGGTCTTCGCTGCTGTAGTTGATCAGCTGGTCGGCACCGACTTCGCGGCACAGCGCCAGTTTCTCGTCGGTCGAGGCGCAGGCGATCACCTCGGCATCCATCAGCTTGGCCAGCTCCACCGCCGCCAGCCCCACGCCACCGGCCGCGCCGAGCACCAGCACGCGCTCGCCGGGGCGAAGCTGGGCGCGGTCCTTGAGCGCATGATAGGCGGTCGCATAGGTCATCACGAAGCTGGCCGCGACGGCCGGATCGAGATCGGCCGGCACCGGGAACACCTTGAACGCATCGGCCACCACCTGCTCGGCAAACGCGCCCCAACCGGTGAAGGCGACGACAGGGTCGCCGGCCTTGAGGTGATGGACGTTCTCACCCACCGCCTCGACCACCCCAGCCAGCTCGCCGCCGGGCGAGAACGGCAGCGGCGGCTTGAACTGGTAGAGCCCCTGGATGATCAGCGCATCGGGGAAATTGACCCCCGCCGCCGTGACGCGGATCAGCACCTGCTTGGGGCCGGGCTGCGGCGTGGGGAGGTCTTCCAGCACCAGCGACTCGGCCGGGCCGTAGTTCTTGCAGAGGATGGCTTTCATGAACATGTCTCCTATTGGGCTTGTATCTTTTTATGGTGTTCTTGTTGTGGGCGTACTGGTCTGGCGCTTCGTTGATGTTCGGGGCGGGGTGTCGCCCCGTTCGCCGAAGACAGGTGCTGCACGTACTAAAAGCGTGGTGCTCTGGGTGAGGCGGCGGCGGGTAGGGGCGACACTTGTGCGCAAGGTCGGTGCGGCTGTCACCCTCTCCCCTGCCCTCTCCCGTCGAGGGAGGGGGGGGTGCCTGTGCCTGTGCCTGTGCCTGTGCCTGTGCCTGTGCCTGTGCCTGCGCCTGCGCCTGCGCCTGCGCCTGCGCCTGCGCCTGCGCCTGCGCCTGCGTCTGCGTCTGCGTCTGCGTCTGCGTTAGTACAGTATCCGTGCCACAGCTGTGGCGATGGCGACAGATAGTGGCGTCGGCCCCGGTACTCCGGCAGCCGGCAACCCAGGGGCAAAACAAGCAGCGCTGTCTGCTTGGCGTCATCCCACCCAATCCATCCGAGATGCACGCTCCTCAACCTCACCCGGCTTACGCCGCTGCGCGGTTTACCCAGGCTACACGTGCTCGGCACGCCTCACGGCAAAGTCGGGGA
Encoded proteins:
- a CDS encoding NADPH:quinone oxidoreductase family protein; this translates as MKAILCKNYGPAESLVLEDLPTPQPGPKQVLIRVTAAGVNFPDALIIQGLYQFKPPLPFSPGGELAGVVEAVGENVHHLKAGDPVVAFTGWGAFAEQVVADAFKVFPVPADLDPAVAASFVMTYATAYHALKDRAQLRPGERVLVLGAAGGVGLAAVELAKLMDAEVIACASTDEKLALCREVGADQLINYSSEDLKERIKQLTDGKGVDVIVDPVGGDYAEQTLRSIAWEGRYLVIGFANGEIPKIPLNLPLLKGCAILGVFWGEFAMRQKAINQTNILELFGWLREGKLKPHISARLPLARAAEAIQLLASRQATGKVVVTTDAYPG
- a CDS encoding acyl-CoA dehydrogenase: MSHPLINPRDLAFQLYELLPTEALTARPRFADHSRETFDAAIDTARHVAEQYFAPHNRELDEHEPEFDGQRVHIIPQVKAALDAFADAGFLAAHHDYALGGMQLPHTVVQACQAYFQAANIATSSYAFLTTAAANVIHHFGSDEQKRRFLEPMLTGRFTGTMALTEPHAGSSLGDLRTAAEPQPDGSYRLSGNKIFISGGDHELSENIVHLVLARIKGAPAAVKGISLFIVPKFLVGDDGALGARNDVALAGLLHKMGWRGTTSTMLNFGEQGGAIGYLVGEPNHGLRYMFHMMNEARIGVGMGATMLGYAGYLYSLDYARSRPQGRPASSRDFGAPQVPIIEHADVRHMLLQQKAYVEGALALEFYCAALVDDIATAPDQAQRDEARLLLELLTPIAKAWPAKYCLKANELAVQVLGGYGFTRDYPVEQYYRDNRLNPIHEGTNGIQALDLLGRKVTMQDGAAFKLLLQRIGDTCREAATLAECAPLAAALADAAKLIGELTLQLAMSFISAGVDRTLANASLYLDLAGRVVLSWMWLRQAMAAERGLAGAAHDDEAFYRGKLQAARYYLGWELPEIRHQADLLRGLDTAAWEMQGAWF
- a CDS encoding crotonase/enoyl-CoA hydratase family protein, whose amino-acid sequence is MSESPLLVERRGPVLCMGLNRPEKRNALDLDGYVALAQAYGELDRDPELRVGVVYAVGEHFTAGLDLPKWVPAFAGGQLPALPDGALEPFGLDPARRVRKPVIFALQGVCYTCGIELMLAGDIRIAATDTRFGQIEVKRGIYAVGGATLRFFQEIGWGNAMRYLLTGDEISAHEAYRMGLVQELVEPGRQFDRALTLANTIAQQAPLGVQATLASARLAKEQGEAAAIARLFPDLLPLMASDDAKEGVAAFMARRPAQFVGR
- a CDS encoding glutathione S-transferase family protein, yielding MKIYGHANSRSVRAVWAAEEVGASYDFESIDLFGGAARREPFVSLNPAGKVPVLVDGDLVLTESAAICNYLAMRHPAAGLLPAEGTHERALVERWSYFAMTELEQPLWTITKHKIVYPESKRVPAIIDTALWEFAKTAKLLEQGLGEREFIVGERFSVADILLAHCLSWAKAFKVPIESESLMAYGKRMWARPALARAVAREQAAEHG
- a CDS encoding SMP-30/gluconolactonase/LRE family protein; its protein translation is MRARHIVIAALLAGAAYLLAWPVNVVPQAWTPPPAPALAGPYAPNHALSGAHRIAVGGHGVPEDIAFGPDGLLYAGAADGSIVRMKPDGSALQVLANTGGRPLGLRFDAAGRLIVADADKGLLAVTPDGKVATLSTEAEGRRFGLPDDLDIGADGTIYFSDASDRFPLSDYESDLIEHGGNGRLLAYDPKTGQTRVLLKGLYFANGVAVSPDQRFVLVVETGEYRLTRYWLTGPKAGTSDVFADNLPGVPDGVLSNGRDTFWVSLPTPRLADLDRLLPYPAIRKIVARLPKAVQPKPKPMGFVLGLDLAGKVTHNLQDPDGRAYSTITNVVEHDGKLWFGSLDQPAVGVVSLMETKQ